One window from the genome of Mustela lutreola isolate mMusLut2 chromosome 11, mMusLut2.pri, whole genome shotgun sequence encodes:
- the ZNF605 gene encoding zinc finger protein 605 isoform X5, whose translation MGHRSSPASGRGRLLFKFQLVNIRCLSEFLESKEVWLDNSLKMWHQDNQDKLRSVERGHEYDVFRKIFHSSINFVHLAMRPHKCGSGEKSLKHPFEFLIPKNNRGRKKPDELNKKYLLYIKADRTHGGEPYCDYSKCRKASRTGSWPRANHRTHTGVHLCVDCGSVFNKKSQLIVHQRTHTGEKPYGCSDCGKAFSQKSLLTIHQRTHSGEKPYGCGECQKAFSRKSLLILHQRTHTGEKPYGCGDCGKAFSRKSQLKRHQRTHTVEKPYGCSDCGKAFSQKFKLITHQRTHTGEKPYNCSDCGKAFFWKSQLITHQRTHTGKKPYACTECTKAFSRNSLLIRHQRIHTGEKPYECGECGEAFIRKPQLIKHQLKHTGEKNYQCGDCEEAFFKKSELLRHQKTHLGEKPYGCVECGKTFFGKSQLLTHQRTHTGEKPYECGECGKAFTQKSSLISHQRTHTGEKPYECTQCGKTFSEKSSLIHHQRTHTGEKPFECSECRKAFAWKPQLLRHQRIHTGEKPYECSECGKAFVQKVQLIKHQRNHTGEKTYGCSECAKAFFEKAQLVIHQRIHTGERPYQCGECGKAFTRKSHLMRHQRIHTGDKYSGCGEFGTTFRRESQLTLHQRTHAL comes from the exons gcttttatttaaattccagttagttaacatacggtgTCTGTCAGAATTTCTAGAGTCCA aaGAAGTCTGGCTAGATAACAGTCTCAAAATGTGGCACCAGGATAATCAAGACAAGCTTAGAAGTGTGGAGAGAGGCCATGAATATGatgtttttaggaaaatatttcattcaagCATTAACTTTGTTCATTTAGCAATGAGACCCCATAAATGTGGCTCAGGTGAAAAAAGTTTGAAACATCCTTTTGAGTttcttattccaaaaaataaCCGTGGAAGAAAGAAACCTGATGAGCTCAATAAGAAATACTTATTGTATATCAAAGCTGATAGAACCCATGGTGGAGAGCCATACTGTGATTACAGTAAATGTAGGAAGGCTAGCCGGACGGGGTCATGGCCCCGTGCAAACCACAGAACACACACAGGAGTCCACTTGTGCGTGGACTGCGGCAGCGTTTTCAATAAGAAGTCACAGCTCATTGTCCACCAGCGGACGCACACGGGAGAGAAGCCCTACGGCTGCAGCGACTGCGGGAAAGCCTTCTCCCAGAAGTCCTTGCTCACTATTCATCAGAGGACGCATTCGGGAGAAAAACCCTACGGGTGTGGAGAATGCCAGAAAGCTTTCAGTAGGAAGTCCCTGCTCATTTTACACCAGAGGACGCACACGGGAGAGAAGCCCTACGGCTGCGGCGACTGCGGGAAAGCCTTCAGCAGGAAGTCGCAGCTCAAGAGACATCAGAGAACCCACACGGTAGAGAAGCCCTACGGCTGCAGCGACTGTGGGAAGGCCTTCTCCCAGAAGTTCAAGCTCATTACCCACCAGAGAACTCACACTGGGGAGAAGCCCTATAACTGCAGTGATTGTGGGAAAGCCTTCTTCTGGAAGTCACAGCTGATTACACATCAGAGGACTCACACAGGCAAGAAACCGTATGCCTGTACCGAGTGCACAAAAGCCTTCAGCAGGAACTCACTGCTCATCAGGCATCAGAGGATCCACACGGGGGAGAAGCCCTACGAGTGTGGTGAGTGTGGCGAAGCCTTCATCAGAAAACCGCAGCTCATCAAGCACCAACTGAAGCACACAGGAGAGAAGAACTATCAGTGCGGTGACTGTGAGGAGGCGTTCTTTAAGAAGTCAGAGCTACTCCGCCATCAGAAGACTCACTTGGGGGAGAAACCCTACGGATGTGTTGAATGTGGAAAAACCTTCTTTGGGAAGTCGCAGCTCCTAACACATCAGAGAACTCACACTGGCGAGAAACCGTATGAATGCGGTgagtgtgggaaggccttcaccCAGAAGTCCAGCCTGATTTCACACCAGAGGACACACACAGGGGAGAAGCCCTATGAGTGCACGCAGTGTGGGAAGACCTTCAGTGAAAAGTCAAGCCTCATTCATCACCAGAGAacccacactggagagaaacccttcGAATGTAGTGAGTGTAGGAAAGCTTTTGCCTGGAAGCCACAGCTTCTTAggcatcagagaattcatacaggggagaaaccctatgaatgcagtgagtgtgggaaagcctttgtTCAGAAAGTGCAGCTCATTAAGCATCAGAGaaatcacacaggagagaaaactTACGGGTGCAGTGAGTGTGCGAAAGCCTTCTTTGAGAAGGCACAGCTCGTTAtccatcagagaattcacacaggGGAGAGACCCTATCAATGTGGTGAATGTGGGAAGGCTTTCACTAGAAAGTCTCACCTTATGAGGCATCAGCGAATTCACACGGGAGACAAATACTCCGGGTGCGGTGAGTTTGGGACCACCTTCCGCAGGGAGTCACAGCTCACGCTTCACCAGAGGACTCACGCACTCTAG
- the ZNF605 gene encoding zinc finger protein 605 isoform X4: MLENYSNLVFLGYQIIRPDAVFKPEPEEPWVTEAAPRRAAAGERHSCVGRPVPAGSRLSDESWEEVWLDNSLKMWHQDNQDKLRSVERGHEYDVFRKIFHSSINFVHLAMRPHKCGSGEKSLKHPFEFLIPKNNRGRKKPDELNKKYLLYIKADRTHGGEPYCDYSKCRKASRTGSWPRANHRTHTGVHLCVDCGSVFNKKSQLIVHQRTHTGEKPYGCSDCGKAFSQKSLLTIHQRTHSGEKPYGCGECQKAFSRKSLLILHQRTHTGEKPYGCGDCGKAFSRKSQLKRHQRTHTVEKPYGCSDCGKAFSQKFKLITHQRTHTGEKPYNCSDCGKAFFWKSQLITHQRTHTGKKPYACTECTKAFSRNSLLIRHQRIHTGEKPYECGECGEAFIRKPQLIKHQLKHTGEKNYQCGDCEEAFFKKSELLRHQKTHLGEKPYGCVECGKTFFGKSQLLTHQRTHTGEKPYECGECGKAFTQKSSLISHQRTHTGEKPYECTQCGKTFSEKSSLIHHQRTHTGEKPFECSECRKAFAWKPQLLRHQRIHTGEKPYECSECGKAFVQKVQLIKHQRNHTGEKTYGCSECAKAFFEKAQLVIHQRIHTGERPYQCGECGKAFTRKSHLMRHQRIHTGDKYSGCGEFGTTFRRESQLTLHQRTHAL; encoded by the coding sequence aaGAAGTCTGGCTAGATAACAGTCTCAAAATGTGGCACCAGGATAATCAAGACAAGCTTAGAAGTGTGGAGAGAGGCCATGAATATGatgtttttaggaaaatatttcattcaagCATTAACTTTGTTCATTTAGCAATGAGACCCCATAAATGTGGCTCAGGTGAAAAAAGTTTGAAACATCCTTTTGAGTttcttattccaaaaaataaCCGTGGAAGAAAGAAACCTGATGAGCTCAATAAGAAATACTTATTGTATATCAAAGCTGATAGAACCCATGGTGGAGAGCCATACTGTGATTACAGTAAATGTAGGAAGGCTAGCCGGACGGGGTCATGGCCCCGTGCAAACCACAGAACACACACAGGAGTCCACTTGTGCGTGGACTGCGGCAGCGTTTTCAATAAGAAGTCACAGCTCATTGTCCACCAGCGGACGCACACGGGAGAGAAGCCCTACGGCTGCAGCGACTGCGGGAAAGCCTTCTCCCAGAAGTCCTTGCTCACTATTCATCAGAGGACGCATTCGGGAGAAAAACCCTACGGGTGTGGAGAATGCCAGAAAGCTTTCAGTAGGAAGTCCCTGCTCATTTTACACCAGAGGACGCACACGGGAGAGAAGCCCTACGGCTGCGGCGACTGCGGGAAAGCCTTCAGCAGGAAGTCGCAGCTCAAGAGACATCAGAGAACCCACACGGTAGAGAAGCCCTACGGCTGCAGCGACTGTGGGAAGGCCTTCTCCCAGAAGTTCAAGCTCATTACCCACCAGAGAACTCACACTGGGGAGAAGCCCTATAACTGCAGTGATTGTGGGAAAGCCTTCTTCTGGAAGTCACAGCTGATTACACATCAGAGGACTCACACAGGCAAGAAACCGTATGCCTGTACCGAGTGCACAAAAGCCTTCAGCAGGAACTCACTGCTCATCAGGCATCAGAGGATCCACACGGGGGAGAAGCCCTACGAGTGTGGTGAGTGTGGCGAAGCCTTCATCAGAAAACCGCAGCTCATCAAGCACCAACTGAAGCACACAGGAGAGAAGAACTATCAGTGCGGTGACTGTGAGGAGGCGTTCTTTAAGAAGTCAGAGCTACTCCGCCATCAGAAGACTCACTTGGGGGAGAAACCCTACGGATGTGTTGAATGTGGAAAAACCTTCTTTGGGAAGTCGCAGCTCCTAACACATCAGAGAACTCACACTGGCGAGAAACCGTATGAATGCGGTgagtgtgggaaggccttcaccCAGAAGTCCAGCCTGATTTCACACCAGAGGACACACACAGGGGAGAAGCCCTATGAGTGCACGCAGTGTGGGAAGACCTTCAGTGAAAAGTCAAGCCTCATTCATCACCAGAGAacccacactggagagaaacccttcGAATGTAGTGAGTGTAGGAAAGCTTTTGCCTGGAAGCCACAGCTTCTTAggcatcagagaattcatacaggggagaaaccctatgaatgcagtgagtgtgggaaagcctttgtTCAGAAAGTGCAGCTCATTAAGCATCAGAGaaatcacacaggagagaaaactTACGGGTGCAGTGAGTGTGCGAAAGCCTTCTTTGAGAAGGCACAGCTCGTTAtccatcagagaattcacacaggGGAGAGACCCTATCAATGTGGTGAATGTGGGAAGGCTTTCACTAGAAAGTCTCACCTTATGAGGCATCAGCGAATTCACACGGGAGACAAATACTCCGGGTGCGGTGAGTTTGGGACCACCTTCCGCAGGGAGTCACAGCTCACGCTTCACCAGAGGACTCACGCACTCTAG